A stretch of DNA from Micromonospora peucetia:
CGCCCGGAGGCCGCGGCCAACACCCGCAACAGGTGTACGCAGGCGAGGAAGTCGGCCACCACGCCGTACCGCACCGGCCACAGGAGCTTCGCGTCACCGGTGTCCCGCAGTTCCATGGCGGCACGCCCGACGGCATAGCCACCGGACGGCATCCGCGCGAGGACGGCGGGCTCGGTGACGACCCTGCCGGACACCGGCGTCCAGAGGCGCACCGTCGAGGTGCCCAGGTCCAGGGCGACGGGATGCCGTAGGCCGAGGCGGGCGTACGCACCGGGGGCCAGCATGGTCACCACCCCCACAGCAGGGTGCCCGTGACGGCGTACGCCACGGCTCGGGGTCCGACGGACCGGGGCAGGGTGGATCGATCATGATGCGGGGTCGGCATGGTGCTCCAAGCCACAGGCCCGGTCGGACGACACGGGGAGGCGGACAGGCTTCAGACGGCGAACGTCAGCCTGGGCGGAGCGCGGTCGGCCGACCACGCCGGCACACAGCCGGGGACGGCCCGAGCGCACCGGAACACGATGCACAGCCCGACGGCCCGGGCCGCGGACAGCACCATGACCAACACGGCCAGCATCAGCAGCGCCGGCAGCGAGACCCGCTTGCCGACGCGGCGGAGGCCGTGTCGATCCTGCATGCCGACACCATAGCCGGGCGACCCGCCGATCGGCCATGCCGCCGCCCGGCCGGCAGGCGCCCACCGGGACGCCGGGAAGGGTCGGGCCCGTCGTCCCGGCCCGCCGGGTCGATCGGCCCTGCCGAACGTGCTGTCCCACGCCGAGGATGGGATTCGGACCTCGTCGTGATCCTGGAGATGATCAACGTGTGCAACTACTGCGGCTGTCGGGAGTTCCCCCTGATCGGTCGGCTCTCCGCCGAGCACGAGGCGATCGCCAACGCCGCCGGCCGGGTGCGTGACGCGGTGCGGGCCGGCGGCGCGGACGCGCCCGCGGCGCTCGACGCCCTGCTGGCCCTACTGATCCCGCACACCGTCACCGAGGAGCAGGGGCTCTTCGTCGAGCTGCGGGCCGAGGGCAGCCTGGCCGACGCGGTGGAGAAGCTCTGCGCCGAACACGACGACATCCACGGTGTGCTCGGCGGCGTCGACCGGACGGCACCGGACTGGCCCGCGGTGCTGGCCGCGCTGGACCGGCTTCACCGGCACATCGACAACGAGGAGCACGGTCTCTTCCCGGCCGCGGTGATCGCGCTGCCCATCCCGGCCTGGGACCGGATCACCCCGACGGCCGGCGCCGCACTGTAGATCGCTCCGGGCTCGTCACCGTCGGCCCGTGGCCGCCTGCACCCCCGCCGGCTTCGTGGCCGGCAGGCGCCGCCGCGAGGCGCTGGCATCAACCTTGGATGCCTGACTAAAGTCAGGCGTCATGGAGTCGGAACTCATCGCCGCCGTACGGCGGTTCAACCGGACGGTCACCCAGCGGGTGGGGGCACTCGACGACGAGTACATGGCGCGTGCACGCCCGCTCGCGCAGGCCCGCCTGCTGTGGGAGATCGGCCCCGGTGGCGCCGAGGTCGCGGCGCTGCGGGCCCGACTCGGGCTGGACTCGGGACATCTCAGTCGACTCCTACGCGCCCTGGAAGGCGACGGGCTCGTCACCGTCGGCCCGTCCGACCAGATCGGCGGCGACGGGCGGGTACGCGTCGCCGCGCTCACCGACGCCGGCCGCACGGAGTGGGCCGAGCTCGACGAGCGCTCCGACGGGTTCGCCCGGTCGATCCTGACACCGCTGACCGGGCCACGCCGCGATCGGCTCGTCGCGGCGATGGCCGAGGTCGAGCGGCTGCTCGTCGCGTCGATGGTGGTCATCGAGCCCTGCCCGCCAGGTGACCCAAGGGCCCGGGCGTGCGTACGGGCCTACGCCCGGGAGGTCGCGCGACGGTTCGACGAGGGGTTCGACCCGACCCGGAGCAACCCGGTCCACGACGACGAGCTCGTCCCCCCGGCCGGCGTGTTCCTGCTCGCCACCCTCAACACCGAACCGGTCGGATGCGGCGCGGTCAAGCTCCACCGCGACGCGCCCGCCGAGATCAAGCGGGTCTGGGTGGCGGACACCGTGCGCGGGCTCGGAATCGGGCGGAGGCTGCTGAGCGAGCTGGAACGACACGCCACCGAACAGGGCTGGAGCGCCGTCCGGCTGGACACCAACCGCAACCTCACCGAGGCGATCGCGATGTACCGCGCAGCCGGCTACCGCCAGATCGAGGCGTACAACACCGAGCCCTACGCGCACCACTGGTTCGAGAAGCGGCTGGCCCCGTGACGGGACGTCCGCTCACCCCCGACACCGCCGGGAGAGCCTTGCCAGACCCTCGTTTGCGATAGAGAATTGTCGATGTTCCTGAGCCGGACGTGATCGGGCAGCCGGGCAGCCCTCGATCGGAACCCCGCCCTGTCCGCCGTCCTCCGGAGGAACCATCCATGAAAGCCAGACTCCGACTGCTGGGCGCCGCCCTGGCCGCCGCCGTACTGACGCCGCTCGCGGCGGTGTCGATCGCCCCGCCGGCGTCCGCCGCGACCCTGACCGAGGTCACGAACTTCGGCCCCAACCCGAGCAACCTGCGCATGTACCTGTACGTGCCGGACTCCGTCGCGCCCCGGCCGGGACTGCTGGTCGCGGTGCACTACTGCACCGGCACCGGCCCGGCGATGTACTCCAACACCCAGTACGCGGCCCTCGCCGACCGGTACGGCTACATCGTCGTCTACCCGTCGGTGACCCGCAGCAGCCAGTGCTTCGACGTCTCCTCCCCGCAGGCGCTGCGCCGCGACGGCGGCAGCGACCCGGTGGGCATCAGGTCGATGGTCGACCACGTCCGGCAGCGGTACGCCGTCGACCCCGACCGGATCTTCGCCACCGGCATCTCGTCCGGCGCGATGATGACCAACGTCCTGCTCGGCCTCTACCCCGACGTGTTCAGCGCCGGGGCGGCGTTCTCCGGGGTGCCCTTCGGCTGCTTCGCCACCACGAACGGCTCCGAGTGGAACAGCGAGTGCGCCAACGGCCAGCTCATCAGGACCCCGCAGGAGTGGGGTGACCTGGTCCGCAACGCCTACCCGGGGTACGCGGGACGCCGACCCCGGATGCAGACGTGGCACGGCACGAACGACGAGGTGCTGCGCTACCCGAACTTCGGCGAGCAGATCAAGCAGTGGACCGACGTGCACGGGCTGAGCCAGACGCCGACGTACACCGACAGCCCGCAGGCCGGCTACACCCGCACCCGATACGGCGGCAGCGGCGACCGGGCGCCGGTCGAGGCGATCAGCATGCAGGGGGTGTCGCACAACCTGCCGGTCGACGCCGTGCAGGCGGTCCGCTTCTTCGGGCTCGACAGCACCGCGCCACCCACCACCCCGCCGCCCACCACGCCCCCACCCACGACACCGCCACCGACCACTCCCCCGCCGACCACTCCCCCGCCCTCGACGGGTGCCTGCCGGGTGGGGTACGCCGTCAACGCCTGGAACACCGGGCTGACCGCCTCGGTCACCGTCACCAACACCGGTGCCACGACGCTCAACGGCTGGTCCCTGGCCTTCACGCTGCCTGCCGGCCAGAGCATCACCAACGGCTGGAACGCGACGTACGCCCCGACCAGCGGCGCGGTCACCGCCCGCAACGTCTCATACAACGCCACCCTCGCGCCTGGCGCGTCGGTCAGCATCGGCTTCCAGGCCACCCACACCGGTGACACGTCGCGACCCGCCTCGTTCACCCTCAACGGCGCCACCTGCGCGATCGCCTGAACCGGTCGGGCGGCGCCGGCACCGGTGCCGCCCGACCCCGGTCGCCGCCACCGGGACGCCCGGAGACCGGTCGGCTCAGCGATTGTCGGAAACGGTCACCCGAAAGCCCGACTCACCCCGGCTCGCGCCGATCCGACCGGGCACCCGCAGCGCCGCCTCGCAGCCCCCTGCACCTGGTAGTCACTCGCCAGTAGGTGCGCCAGCTGCCACCGTCGCCGGCGCTGCACTGGGCGGTGTACGTCGGTGCGTGCGGCCTGCGTGCTTGCCCCTCCAGCTCAACCGCCCAACTGCAAGGTCGGTCCGCCGCTACTAGGCCGTGTTTCGTAGTACGTCGACTTGTCGCGCGGTTCCAGCTTGTCGACCAGCTGCAACGTCCCCGACGGCAGCTTGACCGGTCTCACCTCCACCGTTCCGCCTGGTGGCCTGCGCCTCGGCGCCTGCCGCGAACCGGCCTTCTGATGTTTGTCGGACCCTTCAGGCATCATGCCCGGCCATGGATGTACGACAGGAGTTTCGGGGCGCAGCCCGGGAAAAGGGCGTGCCGATGGACGAGATCGAGCGCTGGGTGCGGCTAGCCCGACCACAGACGGAGCTGGTTCCGGAGGGCGACGGCCTGCCTGTGGCCGGTCGGTTCGGCGGTCTCGCGGCGTTGCCGGAGGGCGAGGAGTGGCCTCCCGGGCAGTGTCTCGTATTGACGCTCAACCTTGCCGCCATCCCCTCGCAGGGGCACGACCTTGACCTGCCGGCCGACGGGTCGCTGCTGTTCTTCGTCGAGCCGGACTTCACGCCCAATGACTGCCGGATCGTTCATGTGCCGGCCGGCACTCCGGTAACCGAGCACCCGAACCCCGGGGTGCCAGTCTTCGGTCCGATTCTGCTGCACGCTCGTGCCGGCTGGAGCCTTCCGGAGAACGAGCACGAGGTGCCGTTCGACCTTCGCTTGGATGACGAGGTCGAGGAAGTGATCGGAGAGGTGATGTGGGACCTCGAGGACAACAATTGCGAGTTTTCTCTCGGCGGTTACGGCAGCGCCAGCACCGGCGGCGCGGACAACCCCATCCTCAACGCAAACGAGCACACCGTGCTAGCCACCGTCTGGCTGGACAAGGGGCGGGTGGGTGACGCATTCGGCGAGACGCTGATTGTAGTCAACTTCATGATCAAGCATGCAGATCTGGCCGAGCGCGCCTTCGACCGGATCTGGCTGATGACTGACTTCAACGGCTGACGCGGTCAGGACTCCGGCGTGGTCCGCGGCTCGGCGTCCACCGCGTCGCGGGCGGTTCGGCGCAGAGCGGCGACGCCCAGCCTGTGGTACTGGGTCGACCAGCAGACAACTGCGTCGGTACTAGGCTAGGCCGTGTCTCGTAGCGCCGTCGATGTTGCGTCGTGGCGGTTCGATAACTGAAGAGGTCTCCGGTATGCGGTTCAGCGACCAAACCAGAACTTCACACCGGAGACCTCGTGCCGAGCGTAGCGGCAGCGCGACACGACCTGACCGACTTGCAGTGGGCGGCGCTGGAGGTGTTGCTACCCGCGGGAACGGGTCGTGATCGGCCACGCAGATGGACCATGCGAGTGATCATCGACGGGATCCGGTGGCGGGTCCGGACCGGCTCACCGTGGCGCGACGTGCCCACGGTATATCCGCCGTGGCAGACCTTGTACCGGTGGTTTCGCCGGTGGCAGCGCGACGGTGTCTGGGCACAGATCCTGGCCTTGTTGCAGGCCCGCGCGGACGCGGCCGGATTGATCGGCTGGACGGTGAGCGTGGACTCGACCGTCGCCCGGGCCCACCAGCACGCCGCCGGGGCCCGCCGTGACGGGCGGTCCGCAGTCGGCAGTCGGCGCTGCTCGACGTGTACGGGCCCGTCACGCTGGCCGCGCTGGCCACGGTGGCGCT
This window harbors:
- a CDS encoding hemerythrin domain-containing protein — encoded protein: MCNYCGCREFPLIGRLSAEHEAIANAAGRVRDAVRAGGADAPAALDALLALLIPHTVTEEQGLFVELRAEGSLADAVEKLCAEHDDIHGVLGGVDRTAPDWPAVLAALDRLHRHIDNEEHGLFPAAVIALPIPAWDRITPTAGAAL
- a CDS encoding bifunctional helix-turn-helix transcriptional regulator/GNAT family N-acetyltransferase produces the protein MESELIAAVRRFNRTVTQRVGALDDEYMARARPLAQARLLWEIGPGGAEVAALRARLGLDSGHLSRLLRALEGDGLVTVGPSDQIGGDGRVRVAALTDAGRTEWAELDERSDGFARSILTPLTGPRRDRLVAAMAEVERLLVASMVVIEPCPPGDPRARACVRAYAREVARRFDEGFDPTRSNPVHDDELVPPAGVFLLATLNTEPVGCGAVKLHRDAPAEIKRVWVADTVRGLGIGRRLLSELERHATEQGWSAVRLDTNRNLTEAIAMYRAAGYRQIEAYNTEPYAHHWFEKRLAP
- a CDS encoding extracellular catalytic domain type 1 short-chain-length polyhydroxyalkanoate depolymerase, translated to MKARLRLLGAALAAAVLTPLAAVSIAPPASAATLTEVTNFGPNPSNLRMYLYVPDSVAPRPGLLVAVHYCTGTGPAMYSNTQYAALADRYGYIVVYPSVTRSSQCFDVSSPQALRRDGGSDPVGIRSMVDHVRQRYAVDPDRIFATGISSGAMMTNVLLGLYPDVFSAGAAFSGVPFGCFATTNGSEWNSECANGQLIRTPQEWGDLVRNAYPGYAGRRPRMQTWHGTNDEVLRYPNFGEQIKQWTDVHGLSQTPTYTDSPQAGYTRTRYGGSGDRAPVEAISMQGVSHNLPVDAVQAVRFFGLDSTAPPTTPPPTTPPPTTPPPTTPPPTTPPPSTGACRVGYAVNAWNTGLTASVTVTNTGATTLNGWSLAFTLPAGQSITNGWNATYAPTSGAVTARNVSYNATLAPGASVSIGFQATHTGDTSRPASFTLNGATCAIA
- a CDS encoding DUF1963 domain-containing protein, which encodes MDEIERWVRLARPQTELVPEGDGLPVAGRFGGLAALPEGEEWPPGQCLVLTLNLAAIPSQGHDLDLPADGSLLFFVEPDFTPNDCRIVHVPAGTPVTEHPNPGVPVFGPILLHARAGWSLPENEHEVPFDLRLDDEVEEVIGEVMWDLEDNNCEFSLGGYGSASTGGADNPILNANEHTVLATVWLDKGRVGDAFGETLIVVNFMIKHADLAERAFDRIWLMTDFNG